A single region of the Ancylobacter novellus DSM 506 genome encodes:
- a CDS encoding isocitrate lyase/PEP mutase family protein, protein MSTKATAFRALHDGPGAFILPNPWDVGTARILARLGFPALATTSAGMAFSRGVVEGQTSREDMLAHCASIVGATALPVSADLEKGFGDSPESAAETIGAAAEIGLAGASLEDHTGRAEAPIYDFTLAAERIAAAVEARNALPEDFVLTARCENFLWGRPDLDDTIRRLQAFEAAGADVLYAPGLPDIEAVRTVCSSVGRPVNVVIGIGAARFTAAELAEAGVRRISIGSTLARVAYGAFVNAAREMKASGTFELAAGAMSFSELESFFLPPAA, encoded by the coding sequence ATGTCCACGAAAGCGACCGCCTTCCGCGCTCTTCATGATGGTCCCGGTGCCTTCATCCTTCCCAATCCATGGGACGTCGGCACGGCCCGCATCCTTGCCCGCCTCGGGTTTCCGGCACTGGCGACGACGAGCGCCGGCATGGCGTTCTCCCGCGGCGTCGTGGAGGGCCAGACCTCACGCGAGGACATGCTGGCGCACTGCGCCTCCATCGTCGGCGCAACGGCCCTGCCGGTCTCGGCCGATCTGGAGAAGGGCTTCGGCGACAGCCCGGAGAGCGCCGCCGAGACGATTGGCGCGGCGGCGGAGATCGGGCTCGCCGGCGCCTCGCTGGAGGATCATACGGGGCGGGCGGAAGCGCCGATCTACGACTTCACCCTCGCGGCCGAGCGCATCGCGGCCGCCGTCGAGGCGCGCAACGCCTTGCCCGAGGATTTCGTGCTCACCGCGCGCTGCGAGAATTTCCTCTGGGGGCGCCCGGACCTCGACGACACGATCCGCCGGCTGCAGGCCTTCGAGGCCGCCGGCGCGGACGTGCTCTACGCGCCTGGCCTGCCGGATATAGAGGCGGTACGGACCGTCTGCTCCTCGGTCGGCCGGCCGGTCAACGTCGTCATCGGCATCGGCGCCGCGCGCTTCACGGCGGCCGAACTGGCGGAGGCGGGCGTCCGGCGCATCAGCATCGGCTCCACCCTGGCGCGGGTCGCCTATGGCGCCTTCGTCAATGCCGCCCGCGAGATGAAGGCGAGCGGCACCTTCGAGCTTGCCGCAGGCGCGATGAGCTTTTCCGAGCTGGAGAGCTTCTTCCTGCCGCCCGCCGCCTGA
- a CDS encoding antitoxin, with protein MSTARIFKSGNSQAVRLPKEFRLKGPEVEIFRRGDEVVLREKRDGMAHVLDIIADFPEGALLDEPADPPPAPVEFGDE; from the coding sequence ATGAGCACGGCCCGCATCTTCAAGTCCGGCAACAGTCAGGCGGTACGCCTGCCCAAGGAGTTCCGTCTCAAGGGCCCGGAGGTGGAAATCTTCCGGCGCGGGGACGAGGTCGTGCTTCGGGAGAAACGCGACGGCATGGCTCATGTCCTCGATATCATCGCGGATTTTCCGGAGGGCGCGCTGCTGGATGAGCCGGCGGACCCGCCGCCCGCGCCGGTGGAATTCGGCGACGAGTGA
- a CDS encoding type II toxin-antitoxin system VapC family toxin — MAPRYLLDTNLIIRLRRQRPPATVARFAALQPGEAVMSAVVYGELCYGIAKGPDPAAAREVLTRLVEAVPVAPLPASAGEAYGRIRAELEARGAIIGANDLWIAAHALAAGLVLVTGNGKEFTRVEGLIVEDWTA; from the coding sequence ATGGCGCCGCGCTATCTGCTCGACACCAACCTGATCATCCGCCTGCGGCGGCAGCGCCCGCCGGCGACCGTCGCCCGCTTCGCCGCGCTCCAGCCCGGCGAGGCGGTGATGTCGGCCGTCGTCTATGGCGAGCTTTGCTACGGGATCGCCAAGGGGCCCGATCCTGCGGCGGCGCGCGAGGTCCTGACCCGGCTCGTCGAGGCGGTCCCGGTCGCTCCGCTCCCCGCGTCGGCCGGCGAGGCCTATGGCCGCATCCGGGCCGAGCTCGAGGCGAGGGGAGCGATCATCGGCGCCAACGATCTCTGGATCGCCGCCCATGCGCTGGCGGCCGGACTTGTGCTGGTCACGGGGAACGGGAAGGAGTTTACCCGGGTCGAAGGGCTGATCGTCGAGGACTGGACCGCGTAG
- a CDS encoding TRAP transporter substrate-binding protein, which produces MKRRQFLAAAGTGAAASAAVAMPAIAQSAPEIRWRLASSFPKSLDTIYGGAEVMSKMVSELTDGKFQIQVFAAGEIVPGLQVLDAVQNNTVEMCHTVSYYFVGKDPTFAIAASVPFGLNARQQNAWLFQNGGNELFNEFYKKYNVYGLPCGNTGAQMGGWFTREIKNVADMNGLKMRIGGIAGQVMAKLGVVPQQIAGGDIYPALEKGTIDGAEWVGPYDDEKLGFYKVAKYYYYPGWWEGGPTIHAFANLGKFEELPKNYKAALVAGATYANTIMQARYDVQNPPAIKRLVANGTQLRPYPMEVMEACLKATNVLWGEISAKNADFKKAIDTMQAFRNEENLWWQVAEYTFDSFQIRTRPRG; this is translated from the coding sequence ATGAAGCGCCGTCAGTTCCTTGCCGCCGCCGGTACCGGCGCCGCGGCCTCCGCCGCCGTGGCGATGCCCGCCATCGCCCAGTCCGCCCCCGAGATCCGCTGGCGCCTCGCCTCCAGCTTCCCGAAGTCGCTCGACACCATCTATGGCGGCGCCGAGGTCATGTCGAAGATGGTCTCGGAGCTGACCGACGGGAAGTTCCAGATCCAGGTCTTCGCCGCCGGCGAGATCGTGCCCGGCCTGCAGGTGCTCGACGCGGTGCAGAACAACACCGTCGAGATGTGCCACACCGTCTCGTACTATTTCGTCGGCAAGGACCCGACCTTCGCGATCGCCGCCTCGGTGCCGTTCGGGCTCAACGCCCGCCAGCAGAACGCCTGGCTGTTCCAGAACGGCGGCAATGAGCTGTTCAACGAATTCTACAAGAAATACAACGTCTACGGCCTGCCCTGCGGCAATACCGGCGCGCAGATGGGCGGCTGGTTCACCCGCGAGATCAAGAACGTCGCCGACATGAACGGCCTGAAGATGCGCATCGGCGGCATCGCCGGGCAGGTCATGGCCAAGCTCGGCGTGGTGCCGCAGCAGATCGCCGGCGGCGACATCTACCCGGCGCTGGAGAAGGGCACCATCGACGGCGCCGAGTGGGTCGGCCCCTATGACGATGAGAAGCTCGGCTTCTACAAGGTCGCCAAGTACTATTATTACCCCGGCTGGTGGGAAGGCGGCCCGACCATCCACGCCTTCGCCAATCTCGGCAAGTTCGAGGAGTTGCCGAAGAACTACAAGGCGGCGCTGGTCGCCGGCGCGACCTATGCCAACACCATCATGCAGGCGCGTTACGACGTGCAGAACCCGCCGGCGATCAAGCGGCTGGTGGCGAACGGCACGCAGCTTCGCCCCTATCCGATGGAAGTGATGGAAGCCTGCCTCAAGGCCACCAACGTGCTCTGGGGCGAGATCTCCGCCAAGAACGCCGACTTCAAGAAGGCGATCGACACCATGCAGGCTTTCCGCAACGAGGAGAACCTGTGGTGGCAGGTGGCGGAATACACCTTCGACAGCTTCCAGATCCGCACCCGCCCGCGCGGGTGA
- a CDS encoding TRAP transporter substrate-binding protein, translating into MKRRQFLRTAALAAPATAIAAPAIAQSAPQVRWRLTSSVPKVLDTIFGANELVSKYVSEATDGRFTIQNFAAGEIVPGLQALDAVQNGTVEVAQTPLYYYTGKDPSFACFTTTPFGLNARQQNAWFYHGGGRELQDEFLAKYNLVGFLGGNTGTQMGGWFRKEVKDLADFKGLKFRIGGIAGQVVAKLGVVPQQIAPGDIYAALEKGTIDACEWVGPYDDEKLGFVRVAPYYYYPGWWDGGPTMNVVVDRTKWNGLPRAYQAIFEAAVAYANADMLAKYDARNPAALRRLVAAGAQLKPFPQSFLDASWTAANELFAEIGAKNAGFKKIMDSLIAFRNEEYLWWQVGEYPYDAYMIRARSRG; encoded by the coding sequence ATGAAGCGCCGCCAGTTCCTTCGAACCGCCGCTCTCGCCGCTCCGGCGACCGCGATCGCCGCGCCGGCCATCGCCCAGTCGGCGCCGCAGGTGCGCTGGCGCCTCACTTCCAGCGTGCCCAAGGTGCTGGACACCATCTTCGGCGCCAACGAGCTGGTGTCGAAATATGTGAGCGAGGCGACCGACGGGCGGTTCACCATCCAGAACTTCGCCGCCGGCGAGATCGTGCCGGGGCTGCAGGCGCTCGACGCGGTGCAGAACGGCACGGTCGAGGTCGCGCAGACGCCGCTCTACTACTATACCGGCAAGGACCCGTCCTTCGCCTGTTTCACCACCACGCCCTTCGGGCTGAACGCCCGCCAGCAGAACGCCTGGTTCTACCATGGCGGCGGGCGCGAATTGCAGGACGAGTTCCTCGCCAAATACAATCTCGTCGGCTTCCTCGGCGGCAATACCGGCACCCAGATGGGTGGCTGGTTCCGCAAGGAGGTGAAGGACCTCGCCGACTTCAAGGGACTGAAGTTCCGCATCGGCGGCATCGCCGGGCAGGTGGTGGCCAAGCTCGGCGTGGTGCCGCAGCAGATCGCGCCGGGCGACATCTATGCCGCGCTGGAGAAGGGCACCATCGACGCCTGCGAATGGGTCGGGCCCTATGACGACGAGAAGCTCGGTTTCGTGCGCGTCGCGCCCTATTACTACTATCCCGGCTGGTGGGACGGCGGCCCGACCATGAACGTCGTCGTCGACCGCACCAAGTGGAACGGCTTGCCGCGCGCCTATCAGGCGATCTTCGAGGCGGCCGTCGCCTACGCCAATGCCGACATGCTGGCGAAATACGATGCCCGCAACCCGGCGGCGCTGCGCCGGCTGGTGGCGGCGGGCGCGCAGCTCAAGCCCTTCCCGCAGAGCTTCCTCGACGCGTCCTGGACCGCCGCCAACGAGCTCTTCGCCGAGATCGGCGCCAAGAATGCCGGCTTCAAGAAGATCATGGATTCGCTGATCGCCTTCCGGAACGAGGAATATCTCTGGTGGCAGGTCGGCGAATACCCCTATGACGCCTACATGATCCGCGCCCGAAGCCGCGGGTGA
- a CDS encoding TRAP transporter substrate-binding protein, with protein MPTSTSRRRLIKGAGLAGAAAAATTIAAPAIAQPEPTVRWRLTSSYPKSLDTIYGASTLLSKYVGESTDGRFTIDVFAPGEIVPGLQALDAVQNHTVEVAQTALYYYIGKDPAFAPFTTLPFGLNARQQTAWLYHGGGIELQNAFLAKHNVIGFAGGNTGAQMGGWFRKEIKTVADLKGLKMRLPGIAGQVLARLGLVPQNLAGGDIYPALEKGTIDAAEFVGPVDDEKLGFNRVAPYYYYPGWWEGGPTIHFIANLKAWNELPRHYQAAFEAAAAYANADMLAKYDARNPAALRRLVAGGAQLRPFPAEVMDASYKENTALMAEISAKNAEFKTIYDSMLAFRNEEYLWWQVGEYPYDGYMIRARTRG; from the coding sequence ATGCCGACCTCGACCTCCCGCCGCCGCCTCATCAAGGGGGCCGGCCTCGCCGGCGCCGCGGCCGCTGCCACGACGATCGCGGCTCCCGCCATCGCCCAGCCCGAGCCGACGGTGCGCTGGCGCCTCACCTCGAGCTACCCGAAGTCGCTCGACACCATCTACGGCGCCTCGACCCTGCTGTCGAAATATGTCGGCGAGTCCACCGACGGGCGCTTCACCATCGACGTCTTCGCGCCGGGCGAGATCGTGCCCGGTCTGCAGGCGCTCGACGCGGTGCAGAACCACACGGTCGAGGTCGCCCAGACCGCGCTCTACTACTACATCGGCAAGGACCCGGCCTTCGCGCCCTTCACCACGCTGCCCTTCGGGCTCAACGCCCGCCAGCAGACCGCGTGGCTCTATCATGGCGGCGGCATCGAGCTGCAGAACGCCTTCCTCGCCAAGCACAACGTCATCGGCTTCGCCGGCGGCAACACGGGCGCGCAGATGGGCGGCTGGTTCCGCAAGGAGATCAAGACCGTCGCCGACCTCAAGGGCCTGAAGATGCGGCTGCCGGGGATCGCCGGGCAGGTGCTGGCGCGGCTCGGGCTGGTGCCGCAGAACCTTGCCGGCGGCGACATCTACCCGGCGCTGGAGAAGGGCACGATCGACGCGGCCGAGTTCGTCGGTCCGGTCGACGACGAGAAGCTCGGCTTCAACCGCGTCGCGCCCTATTACTACTATCCCGGCTGGTGGGAGGGCGGCCCGACCATCCACTTCATCGCCAACCTCAAGGCCTGGAACGAACTGCCCCGGCACTACCAGGCGGCGTTCGAGGCGGCGGCGGCCTACGCGAACGCCGACATGCTGGCGAAATACGACGCGCGCAACCCGGCGGCGCTGCGCCGGCTCGTGGCGGGCGGGGCGCAGCTTCGCCCCTTCCCAGCGGAGGTCATGGACGCCTCCTATAAGGAGAACACCGCGCTGATGGCGGAGATCTCCGCCAAGAACGCCGAGTTCAAGACGATCTACGACTCGATGCTCGCCTTCCGCAACGAGGAATACCTGTGGTGGCAGGTCGGCGAGTATCCCTATGACGGCTACATGATCCGCGCCCGCACGCGCGGGTGA
- a CDS encoding DMT family transporter → MHASLANRRGILLMIAGSSVFASNDAFSKLALAHIPPSEILAVRGVMAALMLVAFLGWKGQLASLRHCADKRVLLRAAAEACVAMLFITAITTMSIADATSILQVVPLVTMAAAVMFFGARISRSLWVAVAAGFLGVTLIVKPGSSAFDFTALLPLGCAFLISFRDFVTGRIGAHVPTLVVTATTAGIGMMMGFAGSTVEQWAALDLWTFGYLVGGSVTLIAGHMLTIAAFRGTDPSTISPFRYAGVVCSVALSATLFHQMPDLVSIGGIALILAAALYTMHQHMSAPKIASVPAKPAVAVVSAEEPRKAA, encoded by the coding sequence ATGCACGCTTCACTCGCCAATCGCCGCGGCATCCTGCTGATGATCGCGGGCTCCTCGGTGTTCGCCAGCAACGACGCCTTCTCCAAGCTCGCGCTGGCTCACATCCCGCCTTCCGAGATCCTCGCGGTGCGCGGCGTCATGGCGGCGCTGATGCTCGTCGCCTTCCTCGGCTGGAAGGGCCAGCTCGCGTCGCTGCGCCATTGCGCCGACAAGCGGGTACTGCTGCGCGCTGCGGCGGAAGCCTGCGTCGCCATGCTGTTCATCACCGCCATCACCACCATGTCGATCGCCGATGCGACGTCGATCCTGCAGGTGGTGCCGCTGGTGACCATGGCCGCGGCGGTCATGTTCTTCGGCGCCCGCATCAGCCGCAGCCTGTGGGTCGCCGTCGCCGCCGGCTTCCTCGGCGTGACGCTGATCGTGAAGCCCGGCAGCTCGGCCTTCGATTTCACCGCGCTGCTGCCGCTCGGCTGCGCCTTCCTCATCTCGTTCCGCGATTTCGTCACCGGCCGCATCGGCGCGCATGTGCCGACCCTCGTCGTCACCGCCACGACCGCCGGCATCGGCATGATGATGGGCTTCGCCGGCTCGACGGTCGAGCAATGGGCCGCGCTCGACCTCTGGACCTTCGGCTATCTCGTCGGTGGCAGCGTGACGCTGATCGCCGGGCACATGCTGACCATCGCCGCCTTCCGCGGCACCGATCCGTCGACCATCTCGCCCTTCCGCTATGCCGGCGTGGTGTGCTCGGTGGCGCTGAGCGCGACGCTGTTCCACCAGATGCCCGATCTGGTCTCGATCGGCGGCATCGCGCTCATCCTCGCCGCGGCGCTCTACACCATGCACCAGCATATGAGCGCGCCGAAGATCGCCAGCGTGCCCGCCAAGCCGGCCGTCGCGGTGGTCTCGGCCGAGGAGCCGCGCAAGGCAGCGTGA
- a CDS encoding MFS transporter: MQLPLLALAMASFGIGTTEFVIMGLLPEVAADLSVTIPAAGLLVTGYALGVVVGAPIVAIITNALPRKATLIGLASVFVVGNFLCAVAPDYWFLMAARVVTAFCHGAFFGIGAVVAASLVPPNQRASAIALMFAGLTLANVLGVPLGTALGQALGWRSTFWAVVIIGIAAVSAIAIWVPRDIPHSAGNIIREFAVLKRPQVLLTMMMSVLASASLFSVFTYIAPLLRDVTGLAPHTVTYVLLLFGVGITIGNLLGGRLADWRLMPSLMAIFVGLAAVLVVFVFVSPFAALTVATVFVWGILVFAVVAPIQMRVVDAAIGAPNLASTLNQGAFNLGNASGAWIGGAAITFGVGYAELPWVGAVLAVGALGLCVLSQALERRSGGLVPAAACEDC; this comes from the coding sequence ATGCAGCTTCCGCTGTTGGCCCTTGCCATGGCCTCCTTCGGCATTGGCACCACCGAATTCGTCATCATGGGCCTGCTGCCCGAGGTGGCGGCCGACCTGTCGGTGACCATCCCGGCGGCCGGTCTGCTGGTCACCGGCTATGCGCTCGGCGTCGTCGTCGGTGCGCCCATCGTCGCCATCATCACCAATGCCCTGCCGCGCAAGGCGACGCTGATCGGCCTCGCCAGCGTCTTCGTCGTCGGCAATTTCCTCTGTGCCGTGGCGCCGGACTACTGGTTCCTGATGGCCGCGCGCGTCGTCACCGCGTTCTGCCATGGGGCCTTCTTCGGCATAGGTGCCGTGGTGGCGGCGAGCCTCGTGCCGCCGAACCAGCGCGCCAGCGCCATCGCGCTGATGTTCGCCGGACTGACGCTCGCCAATGTGCTCGGCGTGCCGCTCGGCACCGCGCTCGGCCAGGCGCTGGGCTGGCGCTCGACCTTCTGGGCGGTGGTGATCATCGGCATCGCGGCGGTCAGCGCCATCGCCATCTGGGTGCCGCGCGACATCCCCCATTCCGCCGGCAACATCATCCGCGAATTCGCCGTGCTGAAGCGCCCGCAGGTGCTGCTCACCATGATGATGAGCGTGCTCGCCTCCGCCAGCCTGTTCTCGGTGTTCACCTATATCGCCCCGCTGCTGCGCGACGTCACCGGCCTCGCCCCGCACACCGTGACCTACGTCCTGCTGCTGTTCGGGGTGGGCATCACCATCGGCAACCTGCTCGGCGGCCGGCTCGCCGACTGGCGGCTGATGCCCTCGCTGATGGCGATCTTCGTCGGGCTGGCCGCGGTGCTGGTGGTGTTCGTCTTCGTCAGCCCCTTCGCGGCGCTCACCGTCGCCACCGTCTTCGTCTGGGGCATTCTGGTCTTCGCCGTGGTGGCGCCGATCCAGATGCGGGTGGTGGATGCCGCGATCGGCGCGCCCAACCTCGCCTCGACGCTCAACCAGGGCGCCTTCAACCTCGGCAACGCCTCCGGCGCCTGGATCGGCGGCGCGGCGATCACCTTCGGCGTCGGCTATGCCGAGCTGCCCTGGGTCGGGGCGGTGCTGGCGGTCGGCGCGCTCGGCCTGTGCGTCCTCTCGCAGGCGCTGGAGCGACGAAGCGGCGGACTGGTCCCGGCGGCCGCGTGCGAGGATTGTTAA
- the moaA gene encoding GTP 3',8-cyclase MoaA, which produces MSSEEALIDRIDRATPRAPLVDTFGRAVTYLRVSVTDRCDFRCVYCMAEHMTFLPKPELLTLEELDRLCSAFVARGVRKLRLTGGEPLVRRDVMTLFRSLSRHLDSGALEELTLTTNGSQLARFASELADCGVKRINVSLDTLDPQRFRALTRWGDLSKVLAGIDAAQAAGIHVKLNAVALRGENEDEIPSLIEWAHGRGMDVSLIEVMPLGETGSERVDQYLPLSTVRAQLEQRWTLEDIPFRTGGPARYVSIAETGGKLGLITPLTHNFCEGCNRVRVTCTGTLYMCLGQEDAADLRSPLRASESDEKLHAALDDAIFRKPKGHDFVIDRPGRAPSVRRHMSVTGG; this is translated from the coding sequence GTGAGCAGCGAGGAAGCCCTCATCGACCGGATCGACCGCGCCACGCCGCGCGCGCCGCTCGTCGACACCTTCGGCCGCGCCGTCACCTATCTGCGCGTCTCGGTCACGGACCGCTGCGACTTCCGCTGCGTGTACTGCATGGCCGAGCACATGACCTTCCTGCCGAAGCCGGAGCTGCTGACGCTGGAGGAACTCGACCGCCTCTGCTCCGCCTTCGTTGCCCGCGGCGTGCGGAAGCTGCGCCTGACCGGCGGCGAGCCGCTGGTGCGCCGCGACGTCATGACCCTGTTCCGCTCGCTCTCGCGGCACCTCGATTCCGGCGCGCTGGAAGAGCTGACGCTCACCACCAACGGCTCGCAGCTCGCCCGCTTCGCTTCCGAGCTCGCCGATTGCGGCGTCAAGCGCATCAACGTCTCGCTCGACACGCTCGACCCGCAGCGTTTTCGCGCACTGACCCGCTGGGGCGACCTTTCCAAGGTGCTCGCCGGCATCGATGCGGCGCAGGCTGCCGGCATCCACGTCAAGCTCAACGCCGTCGCCCTGCGCGGCGAGAACGAGGACGAGATCCCCTCGCTGATCGAATGGGCGCACGGGCGCGGCATGGACGTCTCGCTCATCGAGGTCATGCCGCTCGGCGAGACCGGCTCCGAGCGCGTCGACCAGTACCTGCCGCTCTCCACCGTCCGCGCCCAGCTCGAGCAGCGCTGGACGCTGGAGGACATCCCCTTCCGCACCGGCGGCCCGGCGCGCTACGTCTCCATTGCCGAGACCGGCGGCAAGCTCGGCCTCATCACCCCGCTGACGCATAATTTCTGCGAGGGCTGCAACCGCGTGCGCGTCACCTGCACCGGCACGCTCTATATGTGCCTCGGCCAGGAGGACGCGGCGGACCTGCGTTCGCCGCTGCGCGCCTCCGAGAGCGACGAGAAGCTGCACGCCGCGCTCGACGACGCCATCTTCCGCAAGCCCAAGGGGCACGATTTCGTCATCGACCGCCCCGGCCGCGCCCCCTCCGTGCGCCGCCATATGAGCGTGACGGGCGGGTGA
- a CDS encoding gamma-butyrobetaine hydroxylase-like domain-containing protein, translated as MTDALPDAWPTEIRVHRDRRALTIAFEDGASFTLPAEYLRVESPSAEVQGHSPADRQIVAGKREVRIDEAIPVGNYAVRLIFDDGHSTGIYTWEILHRLGREQEERWTRYLQELASKNLSRDAAGSARRH; from the coding sequence ATGACCGACGCGTTGCCTGATGCCTGGCCGACCGAGATCCGGGTCCACAGGGACCGCCGCGCCCTGACCATCGCCTTCGAGGACGGCGCGAGCTTCACCCTGCCGGCGGAATATCTGCGGGTCGAGAGCCCCTCCGCCGAGGTGCAGGGCCATTCGCCCGCCGACCGGCAGATCGTCGCCGGCAAGCGCGAGGTCCGCATCGACGAGGCGATCCCGGTCGGCAATTACGCGGTGCGGCTGATCTTCGACGACGGGCATTCCACCGGCATCTACACCTGGGAGATACTGCACCGGCTCGGCCGCGAGCAGGAGGAGCGCTGGACGCGCTACCTGCAGGAGCTGGCCTCGAAGAACCTCTCGCGCGACGCGGCGGGCAGCGCCCGGCGGCATTGA
- a CDS encoding L,D-transpeptidase has product MRLKTMAAIALAGLTLAGAAPAMAQNAAPSFFGFFARPSNFGNGPGYGYSSIRRTVVPYNGKYAPGTIIINTSERRLYLVQPNGSALRYGIGVGRDGFRWSGVKTVTRKAEWPSWTPPAQMLQRRPDLPRYMPGGIDNPLGARALYLGSTLYRIHGSNEPETIGQAVSSGCFRMTNDDVTDLYERVRVGTKVVVLN; this is encoded by the coding sequence ATGCGACTGAAGACAATGGCGGCCATCGCGCTGGCCGGACTGACACTCGCGGGCGCGGCGCCCGCCATGGCGCAGAATGCGGCGCCGTCCTTTTTCGGCTTCTTCGCGCGGCCGTCGAATTTCGGCAACGGGCCGGGCTATGGCTACTCGTCGATCCGGCGCACGGTGGTGCCGTACAACGGCAAATACGCTCCGGGCACCATCATCATAAACACCTCGGAACGCCGTCTCTATCTCGTGCAGCCCAACGGCTCCGCGCTGCGCTACGGCATCGGCGTCGGCCGCGACGGCTTCCGCTGGTCCGGCGTGAAGACGGTGACCCGCAAGGCCGAGTGGCCAAGCTGGACGCCGCCGGCGCAGATGCTGCAGCGCCGGCCCGACCTGCCGCGCTACATGCCCGGCGGCATCGACAACCCGCTCGGCGCCCGCGCGCTCTATCTCGGCTCGACGCTCTACCGCATCCACGGCTCCAACGAGCCGGAGACCATCGGCCAGGCCGTCTCGTCCGGCTGCTTCCGCATGACGAATGACGACGTCACCGATCTCTACGAGCGCGTGCGCGTCGGCACCAAGGTGGTCGTGCTGAACTGA